A DNA window from Acidobacteriota bacterium contains the following coding sequences:
- a CDS encoding maleylpyruvate isomerase family mycothiol-dependent enzyme — MFLVHAAHQSRGLARSGTVRRGAVFWPDDSDLINWYLDTNANLVDALESAPPDVESFTFLPAPSPLAMWARRQAHETAIHRFDAENAAGIASEFDPTFAIDGIDELLAAFAPRADAFPFSHSVACSTDGGCRTEREATRQERAETWKRLLRPRLPLHRRSSRFSPGVRSYSPSRG, encoded by the coding sequence CTGTTTCTTGTACACGCCGCCCACCAATCTCGAGGTTTGGCCCGATCGGGAACAGTCCGCCGCGGCGCTGTGTTCTGGCCAGACGACAGCGATTTGATCAACTGGTATCTGGACACCAACGCCAACCTGGTTGATGCACTCGAATCAGCGCCGCCCGATGTGGAGTCCTTCACCTTCCTCCCCGCACCGTCTCCCCTTGCGATGTGGGCCAGGCGCCAGGCGCACGAAACGGCGATACATCGGTTCGACGCCGAGAACGCTGCCGGCATCGCGTCCGAGTTCGACCCAACGTTCGCCATCGACGGAATCGATGAACTGCTCGCCGCGTTCGCGCCACGAGCCGATGCCTTCCCCTTTTCCCATTCTGTCGCCTGTTCGACCGATGGCGGGTGCAGAACAGAGAGAGAGGCAACACGACAGGAGCGCGCTGAAACTTGGAAGCGATTGCTCCGTCCTCGCCTCCCGCTGCACAGGCGAAGCTCCCGGTTCAGTCCAGGTGTCCGAAGCTACTCCCCGAGTCGGGGATAG
- a CDS encoding very short patch repair endonuclease, translating to MRRVKNRDTKPELALRGALWALGVRGWRCHRRDLPGRPDIAFGPARLAVFVDGAFWHGHPSKYKAGQSGEFWDRKIAENIARDSRANVELAAIGWAVIRLWDFEVLGNPVETANRVKDRLHDLRYPRLGE from the coding sequence ATGCGCCGGGTCAAGAACCGCGATACAAAGCCCGAACTCGCCCTGCGCGGTGCTCTGTGGGCGCTCGGCGTTCGCGGTTGGCGTTGTCATCGGCGCGACCTGCCTGGGCGCCCGGACATCGCATTCGGCCCGGCCAGGCTCGCCGTGTTCGTCGACGGAGCCTTCTGGCATGGGCATCCCTCGAAGTACAAAGCTGGGCAAAGTGGCGAGTTCTGGGACCGCAAGATCGCGGAAAACATAGCCAGAGATAGTCGAGCGAATGTCGAGCTCGCTGCAATCGGGTGGGCTGTGATCCGATTGTGGGACTTCGAAGTGTTAGGGAACCCCGTTGAAACAGCAAACCGAGTGAAGGATCGGCTGCACGATCTCCGCTATCCCCGACTCGGGGAGTAG
- a CDS encoding HNH endonuclease, which yields MTPTDSPDNLPLAELAAKAIAALRLVDETDSERDNQRKVIEAAVAIEEMARRLRGGSSGRDVILELLKTASPDEVSADFLRHASGIQESARRIRELRVEFGYDVEATGSGYRLLSIEPNPAVAKKWTVMNEIRRRGTSAFQRIEALFRARLGEIVTTKDIVYVSKISSGPRRVREMRTEHGLRIESHKDNPELRPGEYVLLDPEPIPASERAVGAGQRERILERDGHVCVICGRGPDRENRIWLEVDHIIPLADGGGNDDNNLRTLCNECHRARQSSGLGP from the coding sequence GTGACGCCCACCGATTCCCCAGACAATCTCCCCCTCGCTGAACTCGCTGCCAAGGCAATCGCTGCGCTCCGTCTCGTTGACGAGACCGATTCGGAACGTGATAACCAGCGGAAAGTGATCGAGGCTGCTGTCGCCATCGAGGAGATGGCACGTCGGTTGAGGGGTGGCAGCTCAGGGCGAGACGTCATCCTCGAACTCCTGAAGACCGCCTCGCCGGACGAGGTCTCCGCCGACTTTCTGCGCCATGCCTCCGGAATACAGGAGTCCGCCCGCCGCATTCGGGAGCTTCGAGTGGAATTCGGATACGACGTGGAAGCCACGGGGTCGGGCTACAGGTTGCTTTCGATCGAACCTAACCCCGCAGTCGCGAAGAAGTGGACCGTGATGAACGAGATCAGGCGCCGGGGCACGTCCGCATTTCAGAGAATCGAGGCTCTCTTCCGCGCACGCCTCGGTGAAATCGTCACAACAAAGGATATCGTATACGTTTCGAAGATCAGTTCCGGTCCGAGGCGGGTGCGAGAGATGCGAACCGAGCACGGTCTCCGAATCGAGTCCCATAAGGACAACCCGGAACTACGCCCCGGAGAGTACGTGTTGCTGGACCCCGAACCGATACCTGCTTCCGAACGCGCTGTCGGCGCGGGTCAACGCGAGCGGATACTCGAACGAGACGGCCACGTCTGTGTCATTTGCGGACGGGGGCCTGACCGTGAGAACCGTATCTGGCTAGAGGTAGATCACATCATCCCGCTGGCAGACGGAGGTGGAAACGACGACAACAATCTGCGGACCCTCTGCAATGAGTGTCACCGGGCTAGGCAATCATCGGGATTGGGGCCTTGA
- a CDS encoding DNA cytosine methyltransferase: MTHKQPDGKHTVIDLFAGCGGMTQGFVDLGFRPVLAVEWELSAAATYASNFGEDHVFLGDIGDLPDASVPEVDVVIGGPPCQGFSNLGTRDPGDPRNKLWREYVRVVESARPKMFVIENVDRFRSSHEFGLLQEEIRSGVLQDYTIDVAILNAADFGVSQRRRRTVVVGSRIGRPELPVPRYTRDGGGSLAWRTVRDAFADVPYETAPPDLPDSRVEFFGRTLPGVFKAADLHLGRNPRPLSLERYDYIPPGGGRFDLPYELMPDCWRNKPSGTTDVMGRMRWDAPSLTIRTEFFKPEKGQYLHPEWTPDEPESRVNRPITHWEAARLQGFPDDFSWCGKKIEIARQIGNAVPVGLAQAIAGSVLDQLKAPIPMIA; encoded by the coding sequence ATGACTCACAAGCAACCGGATGGAAAGCACACCGTTATTGATCTCTTCGCGGGCTGTGGCGGTATGACTCAAGGGTTCGTCGACTTGGGGTTTCGCCCGGTTCTTGCTGTCGAATGGGAGTTGTCGGCGGCGGCCACGTACGCGTCCAATTTCGGCGAGGATCACGTCTTTTTGGGTGATATCGGTGACTTGCCGGATGCCTCCGTGCCGGAGGTCGATGTTGTTATCGGTGGCCCGCCATGTCAGGGTTTTTCGAACCTCGGTACTCGTGACCCTGGCGATCCACGCAACAAGCTTTGGCGTGAGTACGTTCGCGTGGTCGAATCCGCAAGACCGAAGATGTTCGTCATTGAGAACGTGGACCGGTTCCGGTCGTCGCACGAGTTTGGTCTTCTCCAGGAGGAGATTCGTTCGGGTGTGTTGCAGGACTACACCATCGATGTGGCCATCCTCAACGCAGCAGACTTCGGAGTGTCGCAACGTCGTCGTCGGACGGTTGTCGTTGGGTCGCGGATCGGACGACCGGAGCTACCCGTCCCTCGTTATACGCGGGACGGGGGCGGTAGTCTCGCGTGGCGCACCGTTCGAGACGCTTTCGCTGATGTTCCGTACGAAACTGCGCCGCCGGATCTCCCAGACTCCAGAGTTGAGTTCTTCGGTCGGACTCTCCCCGGAGTCTTTAAGGCAGCGGACCTCCATCTGGGCAGGAATCCGAGGCCCTTGTCGCTCGAGCGGTACGACTACATACCTCCGGGAGGGGGTCGATTCGACTTGCCCTATGAGTTGATGCCGGACTGCTGGCGCAATAAGCCGTCCGGGACGACCGACGTGATGGGTCGGATGCGTTGGGACGCTCCGTCGCTCACTATTCGTACCGAGTTTTTCAAGCCTGAGAAGGGGCAGTACCTCCATCCTGAATGGACGCCGGACGAGCCCGAGTCGCGTGTCAACAGACCGATTACCCATTGGGAAGCCGCACGCCTTCAGGGGTTCCCCGACGACTTCTCGTGGTGCGGCAAGAAGATCGAAATTGCCCGGCAGATCGGCAATGCCGTCCCGGTGGGCCTAGCGCAGGCCATTGCCGGTAGCGTCCTTGACCAACTCAAGGCCCCAATCCCGATGATTGCCTAG